One genomic segment of Erysipelotrichaceae bacterium 66202529 includes these proteins:
- a CDS encoding cupin domain-containing protein, producing MKMDLPKLFPVGEENTAYAKYFIGKSYLRMLTTEPLGIGNVTFEPGCRNNWHIHHRGGQILLVTGGRGWYQEWGKDAQQLLPGDVVNIAPEVKHWHGAAKDSWFSHLAIEVPAEGAINEWFEAVSEEAYQKLK from the coding sequence ATGAAAATGGATTTGCCAAAGCTGTTTCCTGTTGGAGAGGAAAATACAGCCTATGCGAAATATTTTATTGGAAAAAGCTATTTGCGGATGCTTACAACTGAGCCGCTTGGAATTGGTAATGTGACCTTTGAGCCTGGTTGCCGCAATAACTGGCATATTCACCACCGCGGCGGACAAATCCTGCTTGTGACAGGGGGACGTGGCTGGTATCAGGAATGGGGAAAGGATGCACAGCAGCTGCTTCCTGGAGATGTTGTCAATATCGCACCAGAGGTAAAGCACTGGCATGGTGCGGCAAAGGACAGCTGGTTTTCCCATCTGGCGATTGAGGTGCCAGCTGAGGGAGCAATCAATGAATGGTTTGAAGCAGTAAGTGAGGAAGCGTACCAAAAGCTGAAATAA